Proteins co-encoded in one bacterium genomic window:
- a CDS encoding GDP-L-fucose synthase codes for MSEAANSRQFWSSKRVAVPGGAGFLGSYIVEKLQKRGAGEIFVPRVEDYDLVHEDAVRQMYEDARPDIVIHLAATVGGIGANRENPGRFFYENLMMGVNLIEEARRRQLAKFVCLGTICAYPKFTPVPFQEKDLWNGYPEDTNAPYGIAKKALLVMLNAYRAQYGLNGIYLLPVNLYGPRDNFNPASSHVIPALIRKCVEARERGDEEVVVWGTGKATREFLYAEDAAEGILLAAERYEKPDPVNLGAGFEISIKELVELIVEETGFQGRLVWDDTKPDGQPRRMLDTSRAEKEFGFKAGMNFREGLRRTIAWYEAERKEERQA; via the coding sequence ATGAGCGAAGCCGCCAATTCCAGACAATTCTGGTCCTCAAAACGCGTTGCCGTTCCCGGTGGAGCCGGTTTCCTTGGATCCTACATTGTTGAGAAACTGCAGAAGCGCGGCGCCGGTGAGATCTTCGTCCCAAGGGTCGAAGACTACGATCTTGTCCATGAAGACGCCGTTCGGCAGATGTACGAAGATGCCCGGCCGGACATCGTAATTCACCTGGCCGCAACCGTCGGAGGAATCGGGGCGAATCGCGAGAACCCGGGGCGTTTCTTCTACGAGAACCTGATGATGGGTGTGAACCTCATCGAGGAGGCGCGCCGTCGTCAGTTGGCCAAGTTCGTGTGTCTCGGGACGATTTGTGCATACCCGAAATTCACGCCCGTGCCGTTTCAGGAGAAGGACTTGTGGAACGGCTATCCCGAGGACACAAACGCGCCATACGGGATCGCAAAGAAGGCGTTGCTGGTGATGCTCAATGCATATCGCGCGCAGTATGGTCTGAACGGGATCTACCTCCTGCCGGTGAATCTGTATGGGCCGCGAGACAATTTCAATCCGGCTAGTTCCCATGTTATTCCGGCGTTGATTCGGAAGTGTGTGGAAGCTCGCGAGCGTGGCGACGAGGAGGTTGTCGTCTGGGGAACCGGCAAGGCGACGCGCGAGTTCCTCTATGCGGAAGACGCCGCGGAGGGAATTCTACTGGCAGCGGAGCGCTACGAGAAACCCGATCCTGTGAATCTGGGCGCTGGCTTCGAGATTTCAATCAAGGAGCTGGTGGAACTGATCGTTGAAGAAACGGGATTCCAGGGACGACTCGTCTGGGATGACACCAAGCCCGATGGACAGCCCCGTCGTATGCTGGATACTTCGCGCGCGGAGAAGGAGTTCGGGTTCAAGGCAGGCATGAATTTCCGCGAGGGGCTGCGCCGGACGATTGCCTGGTATGAGGCGGAGCGGAAAGAAGAACGGCAGGCATAG
- a CDS encoding ABC transporter ATP-binding protein, whose product MPAAPAIIQNADTTPGTQAVAPWAVRLEGVGKRYRLGGPKSLNDNLREDLMKGIGRLIRRDFGVDEEKGTFWALRDVDLEIQRGDTVGVIGRNGAGKSTMLKLLSRITAPTAGTIRYRGRLASLLEVGTGFHRELTGRENIYLNGAILGMTRAEIAQQFDAIVDFAGIEKFLDTPVKFYSSGMYVRLAFSVAAHLRTDILVVDEVLAVGDAEFQKKCLGKMQDVATGEGRTVIFVSHNMAAVKGLCKTGILLKQGRMVRCGSTEEIVDEYSRSNRTTGPVSLLDRADRTGTGDARLTRFAIADKSGSEVCACRSGESATFRLTVDCTSRKDIEFDLAILRSDGIPMIHMSNRTLAKDITLDSGENVLALTMDRLPLAPGQYSLNTMIKSRGAILDWVKEAAAFDVEAGDYYGTGALPPSGHAAVFVEYEIGLASA is encoded by the coding sequence ATGCCCGCCGCCCCCGCTATCATTCAGAACGCCGACACGACGCCCGGAACTCAGGCTGTCGCGCCATGGGCCGTGCGACTCGAAGGCGTGGGCAAGCGCTACCGACTTGGCGGGCCCAAGTCCTTGAACGACAACCTGCGCGAAGATCTGATGAAAGGCATCGGACGCCTGATCCGGCGGGACTTCGGCGTTGACGAAGAGAAAGGGACCTTCTGGGCACTGCGCGATGTCGACCTGGAAATCCAGCGGGGCGACACCGTTGGCGTGATTGGTCGCAATGGTGCCGGCAAGTCTACCATGCTGAAACTCCTCAGCCGGATCACCGCGCCGACCGCCGGTACCATCCGGTATCGTGGTCGTCTGGCAAGCCTGCTCGAAGTCGGCACCGGCTTCCACCGCGAATTGACCGGACGCGAAAACATCTACCTGAATGGCGCCATCCTCGGCATGACTCGCGCGGAGATTGCTCAGCAATTCGATGCCATCGTCGATTTCGCCGGGATCGAGAAGTTCCTCGACACTCCGGTGAAGTTCTACTCGAGCGGCATGTACGTGCGCCTTGCCTTCAGCGTCGCTGCCCATCTGCGCACCGACATCCTCGTCGTCGATGAAGTCCTCGCTGTCGGGGACGCTGAGTTCCAGAAGAAATGCCTGGGAAAGATGCAGGACGTCGCCACGGGAGAAGGACGAACGGTGATTTTTGTCAGTCACAATATGGCAGCGGTGAAGGGTTTGTGTAAGACTGGCATCTTGCTCAAGCAGGGACGAATGGTCCGCTGCGGAAGTACCGAAGAGATAGTTGATGAATACTCACGCTCTAACAGAACCACAGGACCTGTGAGCCTGCTGGATCGAGCAGATCGAACGGGGACCGGTGATGCAAGGCTAACAAGGTTTGCGATAGCTGACAAATCGGGCTCCGAAGTATGCGCATGCAGATCGGGTGAGTCAGCCACGTTCCGCCTCACAGTAGATTGCACATCAAGAAAGGATATCGAATTCGATCTGGCTATTCTCCGGTCCGACGGTATCCCAATGATCCACATGAGCAATCGAACGCTTGCCAAGGACATCACCTTGGATTCTGGCGAGAATGTACTCGCCCTCACGATGGATCGACTTCCCCTCGCGCCTGGGCAGTACTCGCTCAATACAATGATCAAGTCTCGCGGAGCGATATTGGATTGGGTCAAAGAAGCAGCCGCTTTTGACGTGGAAGCGGGCGACTACTACGGGACTGGAGCACTACCGCCTTCGGGACATGCAGCGGTCTTCGTCGAGTACGAGATTGGACTGGCAAGCGCATGA
- a CDS encoding glycosyltransferase, giving the protein MSRPIRVLHVIDSWNLGGAQTVLLNLLRHGDQSAFEYSAFSLHGPGTVEGEAGEIVDRCGHFATSKADPRLVWRFLRAVRDWKPDIVHAHLVASCFLAEVLLPFYPAKTRLVSHMQSIYRPPDHEEQYQNFLERFIYRRSHRIIACSRPTLDSLEKARGRKVKQASVIFNSVPDAIITGRIPEDRIAIRNELGASEDATVVLTACRLSPTKNLLFGVEVMARLQETHPDLQWWIAGEGAEGEALRRAVKDANLRGVQFLGYRNDVPKLLSAADYFLMPSLYEGLSLALAEALAKEAVPVVTPFEGFDQMIEHEKTGVVIPFRDADKAAELWRAILDNEGQRASLAAEGLVIAKERFSASKMAADIEELYRDVIA; this is encoded by the coding sequence ATGTCACGACCCATCCGAGTTCTGCATGTCATCGATTCCTGGAATCTTGGCGGAGCGCAAACGGTTCTGCTGAATCTGCTTCGCCATGGCGATCAGAGTGCCTTCGAGTACTCTGCGTTCTCGTTGCACGGCCCTGGTACTGTCGAGGGCGAGGCGGGGGAGATCGTCGATCGTTGCGGCCATTTTGCGACATCGAAGGCGGATCCACGTCTGGTGTGGAGGTTCCTTCGGGCCGTCCGCGACTGGAAACCGGATATTGTACATGCGCACCTTGTCGCTTCATGTTTTCTCGCAGAAGTTCTGCTCCCGTTCTATCCGGCAAAGACTCGTCTCGTGTCGCACATGCAGTCGATCTACCGCCCGCCCGATCACGAGGAACAGTATCAGAATTTCCTCGAGCGATTCATCTATCGCCGAAGCCATCGGATTATCGCCTGCAGTCGACCGACGCTCGATTCGCTGGAGAAAGCGCGCGGACGGAAGGTGAAGCAGGCATCGGTCATTTTCAACAGCGTCCCCGATGCGATCATCACTGGACGAATCCCCGAGGACCGAATTGCGATTCGCAACGAGCTGGGCGCCTCCGAAGATGCGACGGTTGTGCTGACGGCTTGTCGGTTGTCTCCGACAAAGAACCTTCTGTTCGGCGTCGAGGTCATGGCGCGCCTGCAGGAGACTCACCCCGACCTGCAATGGTGGATTGCCGGCGAAGGCGCAGAGGGCGAAGCGCTGCGCCGCGCCGTGAAGGACGCAAACCTGCGTGGCGTGCAGTTCCTCGGCTATCGCAACGACGTTCCGAAGCTTCTCAGTGCGGCTGATTACTTCCTGATGCCTTCCCTATACGAAGGCCTAAGCCTGGCACTCGCCGAGGCGCTTGCAAAGGAAGCCGTGCCGGTCGTGACGCCCTTCGAGGGATTTGATCAGATGATTGAACACGAGAAGACTGGAGTCGTCATTCCATTCCGCGACGCGGACAAAGCGGCGGAGCTTTGGCGAGCGATCCTCGATAATGAGGGGCAGAGAGCCAGCCTCGCCGCCGAAGGGCTGGTTATTGCGAAAGAACGGTTCTCCGCATCGAAAATGGCAGCAGACATCGAGGAGTTGTATCGCGACGTGATCGCGTAG
- a CDS encoding class I SAM-dependent methyltransferase, with amino-acid sequence MSNYLAMWRHFPAWRKYVLRPEGGPISDAIPWISYPAIRRLQQILTENDRVFEWGGGGSSLFFVDRVQELITVEHDTEWYHSLLQEKKEKGVQNWRIVSAPPVHGKDEHSSSSDRYRGMSFRAYCRSITQFDGEFDIIVIDGRAREKCLDYAHEKIAPAGVIVFDNTERKKYRDAISQYEKDYSVENVFGPAPYAQIFTMTTFMRRLS; translated from the coding sequence TTGAGCAACTACTTGGCGATGTGGAGGCACTTCCCGGCTTGGCGCAAGTACGTTCTGAGGCCGGAAGGAGGCCCTATATCGGACGCAATTCCATGGATATCGTACCCAGCGATTCGGCGTCTTCAGCAGATTCTGACTGAGAACGATCGAGTCTTCGAGTGGGGAGGAGGAGGATCCTCCCTCTTCTTCGTGGATAGAGTACAAGAATTGATCACCGTCGAACACGATACTGAATGGTATCATTCTCTTCTTCAAGAGAAGAAGGAAAAAGGAGTCCAAAACTGGCGTATCGTGAGCGCGCCACCAGTTCATGGGAAAGACGAACATTCTTCATCAAGCGATCGCTACAGGGGCATGAGTTTCAGAGCCTACTGCCGCAGCATCACTCAATTCGATGGCGAGTTCGACATCATCGTTATCGACGGTCGCGCACGTGAGAAGTGTCTCGATTATGCTCACGAGAAGATCGCACCTGCAGGGGTCATTGTCTTCGACAATACCGAAAGGAAGAAGTACAGAGACGCAATCAGTCAATATGAGAAAGACTACTCTGTCGAGAATGTATTCGGGCCTGCGCCCTACGCTCAGATATTCACCATGACGACGTTTATGAGGAGATTGAGCTGA